One window of the Tetragenococcus koreensis genome contains the following:
- the pflA gene encoding pyruvate formate-lyase-activating protein, whose protein sequence is MTDPVMGRIHSTENFGTVDGPGVRFVIFAQGCRMRCQFCHNPDTWNIKSKKAKMRTADDVLDEALNYRAYWGEKGGITVSGGEPLLQMDFLIDLFKKAKAQGINTTLDTCGNPFTRKEPFFSKFEELMNYTDLLLFDIKHIDTVQHKKLTKHGNENILEMAQYLSEIGKPVWVRHVLVPFRSDYDEFLDRLNEFIQTLSNVDKVEILPYHTMGRYKWDELNIKYPLEGIEPPGQDRVENAKRILQVDQYTGYQTR, encoded by the coding sequence ATGACGGATCCAGTCATGGGACGTATTCATTCTACAGAAAATTTTGGCACGGTAGATGGGCCTGGCGTTCGCTTTGTTATCTTTGCTCAAGGTTGTCGGATGCGCTGCCAGTTTTGCCATAATCCCGATACTTGGAACATCAAATCTAAAAAAGCCAAAATGCGTACTGCTGATGATGTACTTGATGAAGCATTAAATTATCGTGCTTATTGGGGAGAAAAGGGCGGCATCACGGTAAGTGGTGGTGAACCTTTATTGCAAATGGATTTCTTAATTGACTTATTTAAAAAAGCTAAAGCGCAAGGGATCAATACCACACTTGATACCTGTGGGAATCCCTTTACTAGAAAAGAGCCCTTTTTCAGTAAGTTTGAGGAATTAATGAACTACACAGATTTATTACTGTTTGATATTAAACATATTGATACAGTTCAACATAAAAAGCTAACGAAGCATGGAAATGAAAATATTTTAGAAATGGCTCAATATTTATCTGAAATTGGCAAACCGGTTTGGGTTCGTCATGTTTTAGTGCCATTTCGTAGTGATTATGATGAATTCTTAGATCGTTTGAATGAATTTATCCAGACTTTAAGTAATGTAGATAAAGTTGAAATTCTGCCATATCATACCATGGGTCGTTATAAATGGGATGAGTTAAATATCAAATACCCGTTAGAAGGGATCGAACCTCCTGGACAAGATCGAGTTGAAAATGCAAAAAGAATTCTTCAGGTTGACCAATATACTGGCTATCAAACAAGATAA
- the pflB gene encoding formate C-acetyltransferase gives MASVTNNTENVNTTAWEGFKGETWRHEVNTRDFIQENYTEYRGDDKFLEPIAQSTDKLWTKLQELFEVEHERNGVYDMDSDIPSTVTSHGPGYLNKDEEKIVGLQTDVPLKQAFQPFGGIKMANNALQSNGYEVNEDMDKIFTDWSKTHNQGVFDAYTPEMRRARSNKIITGLPDAYGRGRIIGDYRRVALYGIDYLIEQKQDDLANTGNRTMTDDVIRLREEVTEQLRALNDLKTMASSYGFDISRPAETAQEAIQWLYFGYLGAIKSQNGAAMSFGRVSAFLDIYIQRDLDKGLIAEEQAQELIDQLVLKLRMVKFARTPEYNELFSGFPVWATLSLAGMGIDGRSLVTKNDFRLLHTLTNMGPAPEPNMTVLYSSHLPEGFRTFAAKMAKESSSIQFENDDLLRENWGSDDVAIACCVSATVTGKDMQFFGARANLCKAVLYAINGGIDEKTKKQVGPKYRPITGDSIDYDDFIEKYKDMLAWLAELYVNTLNVIHYMHDKYSYEAAQLALMDTDLKRTFATGIAGISHAADSIMAIKYGDVKVIRDENGLAVDYEPQNEFPTYGNDNKEADDMANWIVEYFITQIRRQHTYRNSTPTTSLLTITSNVVYGKATGNTPDGRRAGKPLAPGANPSYQDGKYLGEKNGLLASLNSTARLNYENAMDGISNTQTINPTGLGKDEDTRISNLRNVMDGYFDKGAYHINVNVFSNDLLLDAQEHPEKYPNLTIRVSGYAVKFRDLTREQQNDVISRTAHDRM, from the coding sequence ATGGCATCTGTAACAAATAATACTGAAAACGTAAACACGACTGCTTGGGAAGGATTCAAAGGAGAAACTTGGCGTCACGAAGTGAATACACGCGACTTTATCCAAGAAAATTACACAGAATATCGCGGAGATGATAAGTTTTTAGAACCAATTGCGCAAAGCACAGACAAATTGTGGACTAAATTGCAAGAATTATTTGAAGTAGAACATGAACGTAACGGCGTCTACGATATGGATAGTGATATTCCATCAACCGTCACTTCTCATGGACCTGGTTATTTAAACAAAGACGAAGAAAAAATTGTTGGCTTACAAACGGATGTGCCATTGAAGCAAGCTTTCCAACCATTTGGTGGAATCAAAATGGCCAATAATGCTTTGCAATCAAATGGTTATGAAGTTAACGAAGACATGGATAAAATCTTTACCGATTGGAGTAAAACACATAACCAAGGTGTGTTTGATGCTTATACTCCAGAAATGCGCCGTGCTCGTTCTAACAAAATTATTACTGGTTTACCAGATGCTTACGGACGTGGACGTATTATTGGTGATTATCGCCGGGTTGCTTTGTATGGGATTGATTATTTAATTGAACAAAAACAAGATGACTTAGCCAATACAGGAAATAGAACAATGACAGACGATGTTATTCGTCTAAGAGAAGAAGTAACCGAACAACTGCGCGCTTTAAATGACTTGAAAACCATGGCTTCTTCTTATGGTTTTGATATCTCTCGTCCAGCAGAAACAGCGCAAGAAGCTATTCAATGGTTGTATTTTGGTTATTTAGGCGCTATTAAATCACAAAACGGTGCTGCTATGTCATTTGGTCGGGTTTCGGCTTTCTTAGACATTTATATCCAACGTGATCTAGACAAAGGTTTAATTGCAGAAGAGCAAGCACAAGAGTTAATCGACCAACTAGTTTTAAAACTACGCATGGTAAAATTTGCTCGTACGCCTGAATATAATGAATTATTCTCAGGATTTCCAGTTTGGGCTACTTTATCACTTGCAGGAATGGGAATCGATGGTCGTTCATTAGTAACTAAGAATGACTTCCGTTTGTTGCATACTTTGACAAATATGGGGCCTGCTCCTGAGCCAAACATGACCGTTTTATACTCTTCTCATCTACCTGAAGGTTTCCGTACATTCGCAGCAAAAATGGCCAAAGAAAGTTCATCTATCCAATTTGAAAATGATGACTTATTACGTGAAAATTGGGGCTCAGATGATGTGGCAATTGCTTGTTGTGTGTCTGCGACAGTTACAGGTAAAGACATGCAGTTCTTTGGTGCTCGCGCTAACTTGTGTAAAGCAGTTCTTTACGCTATTAACGGTGGTATCGACGAAAAAACGAAAAAACAAGTGGGGCCTAAATATCGTCCAATAACTGGCGATTCTATTGATTATGATGACTTTATAGAAAAATACAAAGATATGTTAGCTTGGTTAGCTGAACTTTATGTAAATACATTGAATGTTATTCACTATATGCATGACAAGTATTCTTATGAAGCAGCTCAACTAGCATTGATGGATACTGATTTAAAACGTACTTTTGCTACAGGTATTGCAGGTATCTCCCATGCAGCCGATAGTATCATGGCGATTAAGTATGGAGATGTGAAAGTTATTCGTGATGAAAATGGTCTAGCAGTAGACTATGAACCACAAAACGAATTTCCAACTTATGGTAACGATAATAAAGAAGCTGATGATATGGCTAATTGGATCGTGGAATACTTTATTACCCAAATTAGACGTCAACATACGTATCGTAATTCAACACCAACAACTTCATTGTTAACCATTACTTCAAATGTTGTTTATGGTAAAGCAACCGGAAATACACCAGATGGCCGTCGTGCTGGTAAACCTTTGGCACCAGGTGCTAATCCAAGTTATCAAGATGGTAAATATTTGGGCGAAAAGAACGGCTTGCTAGCTTCACTAAATTCAACGGCTCGTTTGAATTATGAAAATGCTATGGATGGGATTTCAAATACACAAACGATTAATCCAACTGGTTTAGGTAAAGATGAAGATACACGTATCAGTAATTTACGAAACGTGATGGATGGTTACTTTGATAAAGGTGCTTACCACATTAACGTTAACGTATTCTCTAATGATCTATTACTTGATGCGCAAGAACATCCAGAAAAATATCCTAACTTAACCATTCGGGTTTCTGGTTATGCCGTTAAATTCCGTGATTTGACACGTGAACAACAAAATGACGTTATTTCAAGAACAGCACATGATAGAATGTAA
- the parC gene encoding DNA topoisomerase IV subunit A: MGDRFGRYSKYIIQERALPDVRDGLKPVQRRILFSMNNDGNTHDKSFRKSAKSVGNVMGNYHPHGDSSIYEAMVRMSQDWKLRDVLIEMHGNNGSMDGDPPAAMRYTEARLSELSGQMLTDIEKDTVDMVLNFDDTEKEPTVLPAKFPNLLVNGSTGISAGYATEIPTHNLAEVIDGTVYLIDHPNASLDKLMEFIPGPDFPTGGILQGKEEIKKAYETGKGKVILRSKTEFETLRGGKQQIVVTEVPYEVNKASLVKKIDEIRLAKKIEGIAEVRDETDRTGLRMVIELKKDVNAQGVLNYLFKNTELQVNYSFNMVAIDHMRPRQVNLKHILESYVEHRRDVILKRSQFELNKAQKRQHIVDGLMKALSILDKVIATIRASKDKKDAKNNLVIQHQFTQAQAEAIVNLQLYRLTNTDITELEKEAEELAAYIAELQKILNDDAELLRVIKKELRQVKKKFSTPRLTRIEDQIEEIKIETEVLVPSEDVVAAITREGYIKRSSLRSFSASKPEEVGMKDTDEIVFCQQLNTLDHLLLVTNKGNIIYRPIFELPDLRWKDTGEHLSQTILNFSSGETILAVYSYSELDPAKNFVLMTKKGMIKQTRMDEFKPWRTYKSRAVTAMKFKEETDELVNVYLIDPTEELDVFLATYKGMGLRYALAEVPVVGSKASGVKAINLKADDEVASGLLVYSYGDNPVVIVTQRGGVKRMLAQELSQLSRAKRGVMILRELKKNPHRIIYIGDGQEKTLILTNEKGQQVEIQSNHYPISDRTSNGSFALDEKQGGKVLQVQEKFEYQIEE; the protein is encoded by the coding sequence ATGGGCGATCGTTTTGGCCGCTATTCGAAATACATCATTCAAGAGCGTGCTTTACCTGATGTTCGTGATGGGTTAAAGCCTGTACAGCGTCGTATTTTGTTTTCTATGAACAATGATGGCAACACTCACGACAAAAGTTTTCGGAAATCCGCTAAATCTGTGGGAAATGTGATGGGAAATTACCATCCCCATGGCGACAGCAGTATTTACGAAGCTATGGTGCGAATGAGCCAAGACTGGAAACTACGTGATGTTTTAATTGAAATGCACGGTAACAACGGAAGTATGGATGGCGATCCGCCAGCTGCGATGCGTTATACTGAAGCTCGCCTATCAGAATTAAGTGGACAAATGCTAACTGATATCGAAAAAGATACGGTAGATATGGTTTTAAATTTTGATGACACCGAAAAAGAACCCACTGTTTTACCAGCAAAATTCCCTAATTTATTGGTTAATGGTTCAACTGGGATATCCGCCGGCTATGCGACTGAAATCCCTACACATAATTTAGCAGAAGTCATTGATGGTACGGTATATTTAATCGACCATCCTAATGCTTCTTTAGACAAATTAATGGAGTTTATTCCAGGGCCTGATTTTCCCACAGGTGGCATTTTACAAGGCAAAGAAGAAATAAAAAAAGCCTATGAAACTGGGAAAGGGAAAGTCATTTTACGTTCAAAAACAGAGTTTGAAACGTTGCGAGGCGGTAAGCAACAAATTGTGGTCACTGAAGTTCCTTATGAAGTTAACAAAGCGTCATTAGTGAAAAAAATTGACGAGATTCGTTTGGCTAAAAAAATCGAAGGTATCGCCGAAGTACGTGATGAAACCGATCGAACAGGCTTACGCATGGTCATTGAACTAAAAAAAGACGTTAATGCGCAAGGCGTACTAAACTACTTATTTAAAAATACTGAATTACAGGTAAATTATAGTTTTAATATGGTCGCTATCGATCACATGCGTCCTCGCCAAGTTAATTTGAAACATATTTTAGAAAGCTATGTTGAACATCGACGCGATGTCATTTTGAAACGCAGCCAATTCGAATTGAACAAAGCACAAAAACGGCAACATATTGTCGATGGTTTAATGAAGGCTTTATCTATCTTGGATAAAGTGATCGCAACCATCCGTGCCAGTAAAGATAAAAAGGATGCTAAAAACAATTTAGTTATCCAACATCAATTTACTCAAGCACAAGCTGAAGCCATTGTTAATTTACAATTGTATCGCTTAACAAATACGGATATTACTGAACTAGAAAAAGAAGCTGAAGAATTAGCGGCTTATATTGCTGAATTGCAAAAGATTTTAAATGATGATGCCGAGCTATTAAGGGTCATTAAAAAAGAACTACGACAAGTTAAAAAGAAATTTAGCACGCCACGTTTGACCCGAATTGAAGATCAAATTGAAGAAATTAAGATTGAAACAGAAGTTTTAGTTCCTTCAGAAGATGTTGTGGCAGCTATTACTAGAGAAGGATACATTAAACGCAGTAGCTTACGTTCTTTTAGTGCTTCTAAACCTGAAGAAGTTGGAATGAAAGATACGGATGAGATTGTTTTTTGTCAACAGCTAAATACCTTAGATCATTTGTTATTAGTGACTAATAAGGGGAATATTATTTATCGTCCTATTTTTGAATTGCCTGATTTGAGATGGAAAGATACAGGTGAGCATCTTTCGCAAACGATTTTGAATTTCTCCTCAGGTGAAACGATTTTAGCAGTTTATAGTTATAGCGAACTTGATCCTGCTAAGAACTTTGTACTAATGACCAAAAAGGGCATGATCAAACAAACTCGAATGGATGAATTTAAACCTTGGCGTACGTATAAAAGTCGAGCGGTTACTGCAATGAAATTTAAAGAGGAAACCGATGAATTGGTTAATGTGTATTTAATTGATCCTACAGAAGAATTAGATGTCTTTTTAGCAACCTATAAAGGAATGGGATTACGTTACGCGTTAGCCGAAGTTCCAGTGGTTGGTTCCAAAGCCAGTGGCGTCAAAGCGATTAATCTTAAGGCAGATGATGAAGTTGCCAGTGGCCTTTTGGTTTACAGTTATGGCGATAACCCAGTGGTTATTGTGACACAACGAGGAGGCGTAAAACGAATGCTTGCTCAAGAGCTAAGTCAATTAAGCCGGGCGAAACGTGGCGTTATGATTTTAAGAGAATTGAAGAAAAATCCGCATCGCATTATTTATATTGGAGATGGACAAGAGAAAACATTAATCCTGACCAATGAAAAAGGACAACAGGTAGAAATACAAAGTAATCACTACCCAATTAGTGATCGTACTTCCAATGGCTCTTTTGCGTTAGATGAAAAACAAGGCGGAAAAGTGTTACAGGTTCAAGAAAAATTTGAATATCAAATAGAAGAATAA
- the parE gene encoding DNA topoisomerase IV subunit B: protein MAKKTNEYNDASIQVLEGLEAVRKRPGMYIGSTDQRGLHHLVYEIVDNAVDEALSGYGDTIDVTICADNSIQVVDYGRGMPVGMHASGIPTVEVIFTVLHAGGKFGQAGGYKTSGGLHGVGASVVNALSSWLEVTIVRDGYKYKEVFKNGGKPDGTLKKIGKTKEANSTTVHFLPDSAIFSAAKISFDMLAERLRESAFLLKGVKITLTDLRGEEKVEEMFLYEEGIKEFVDYLNEEKDTLTPVAYFFGEKDGIEVEFAFQYNDGYSENILSFVNNVRTKDGGTHEAGMKASLTKSFNEYARKVGLLKDKDKNLEGSDFREGLAAILSVRIPENLLQFEGQTKEKLGTPAARTAVDNVISEQLIFYLQENSDMSQMLIRKATKARLAREAARKAREDSRNGKKRKKGESLLSGKLTPAQSRNPQKNELYLVEGDSAGGSAKQGRDRKFQAILPLRGKVINTEKANMQDILKNEEINTMIYTIGAGVGPEFTLEDCNYDKIIIMTDADTDGAHIQVLLLTFFYRYMKPLVEAGRVYIALPPLYKVTKGSGKKRVEEYAWTDEELETIIQDMGKGYLLQRYKGLGEMNAEQLWETTMDPEHRTLVRVRIDDAAQAERRVTTLMGDKVAPRRKWIESHVQFSLEEDGSILETAETADEQQVPPEESFEETNLFDK from the coding sequence TTGGCAAAAAAAACCAATGAATATAATGATGCTTCAATCCAAGTGCTTGAAGGGTTAGAAGCAGTAAGAAAACGTCCAGGAATGTATATTGGCTCCACGGATCAGCGCGGATTACATCATTTGGTGTATGAAATCGTGGATAATGCGGTGGATGAAGCTCTTTCTGGTTATGGCGATACTATTGATGTTACTATTTGTGCAGATAACAGCATCCAAGTAGTTGACTACGGACGGGGAATGCCAGTAGGAATGCATGCCTCCGGGATTCCTACCGTGGAAGTCATTTTCACAGTGCTACATGCGGGCGGGAAATTTGGTCAAGCAGGTGGCTATAAAACTTCTGGTGGACTGCATGGTGTAGGTGCAAGCGTTGTTAACGCCCTTTCCAGCTGGCTAGAAGTGACCATTGTCCGTGATGGTTATAAATATAAAGAAGTATTTAAAAATGGCGGTAAGCCAGATGGCACATTGAAAAAAATCGGAAAAACCAAAGAAGCAAATAGTACGACAGTACATTTCCTACCTGATTCAGCTATTTTTTCAGCTGCTAAAATTTCGTTTGATATGTTGGCAGAGCGTCTTCGTGAATCAGCTTTCTTATTAAAGGGTGTAAAGATTACATTAACTGATTTACGCGGTGAAGAAAAAGTAGAAGAAATGTTCCTTTATGAAGAAGGTATTAAAGAATTTGTCGACTATTTAAATGAGGAAAAAGATACTTTAACCCCTGTCGCTTATTTTTTTGGTGAAAAAGATGGTATTGAAGTAGAATTTGCCTTTCAATATAATGATGGTTATTCCGAAAATATTCTTTCGTTTGTTAATAACGTGCGGACAAAAGATGGCGGAACCCATGAAGCAGGAATGAAAGCTTCTTTGACAAAATCATTTAATGAATATGCTCGTAAAGTAGGTTTATTAAAAGATAAAGATAAAAATTTAGAAGGCAGTGACTTTCGTGAAGGGTTAGCTGCTATTTTATCGGTTCGTATTCCTGAAAATTTATTGCAATTTGAAGGGCAAACTAAAGAAAAATTGGGCACGCCTGCGGCTAGAACTGCCGTTGATAATGTGATTAGTGAACAGTTAATTTTTTATTTGCAAGAAAATAGTGATATGAGTCAAATGCTTATCCGTAAAGCTACTAAAGCACGATTAGCTCGGGAAGCGGCTAGAAAAGCGCGTGAAGATAGCAGAAATGGCAAAAAAAGGAAAAAAGGCGAATCACTACTTTCGGGTAAACTAACACCAGCACAATCTAGAAATCCGCAAAAAAATGAATTATACCTAGTCGAAGGGGATTCAGCTGGCGGTTCGGCTAAACAAGGCCGCGATCGAAAATTCCAAGCAATTTTGCCTTTACGAGGAAAAGTAATCAATACAGAAAAAGCAAATATGCAAGATATCTTGAAAAACGAAGAGATCAACACCATGATTTATACGATTGGTGCAGGTGTAGGACCTGAGTTTACATTGGAAGATTGCAACTATGATAAGATTATTATTATGACAGATGCTGATACTGACGGTGCACATATTCAAGTTTTACTACTGACTTTTTTCTATCGTTATATGAAGCCTTTAGTAGAAGCTGGCAGGGTTTATATTGCTTTGCCTCCTTTATATAAAGTTACCAAAGGTAGTGGTAAAAAACGGGTGGAAGAGTATGCTTGGACCGATGAGGAGCTTGAAACGATTATTCAAGATATGGGTAAAGGCTACTTATTACAACGCTATAAAGGTTTAGGCGAGATGAATGCTGAACAATTGTGGGAAACCACGATGGATCCAGAACATCGGACTTTGGTTCGTGTCAGAATTGATGATGCCGCTCAAGCAGAACGTCGGGTAACAACACTAATGGGTGATAAAGTAGCGCCTAGAAGAAAATGGATTGAGTCTCACGTGCAGTTTAGTTTAGAAGAAGATGGCAGTATTTTAGAGACTGCTGAAACTGCCGATGAACAACAAGTGCCACCCGAAGAGTCTTTTGAAGAAACGAATTTATTTGATAAATAG
- a CDS encoding CoA-binding protein: MAFKNPDEQTIQGYLKQAKNVAVVGLSDNTERTSYQVTKVVQAYGYNIFPVNPKLAGQEILGKKVYARLQDVPEPIDIVDIFRRSEFLPEVADDFLETNAKVFWAQLGIESEDAAKKLQDAGRNDIVMDRCIKIELGKLDQQ, translated from the coding sequence ATGGCTTTTAAAAATCCAGATGAACAAACCATTCAAGGGTATTTAAAACAAGCGAAAAATGTTGCAGTTGTCGGTTTGAGCGATAATACCGAGCGAACAAGTTATCAGGTAACCAAAGTAGTACAAGCCTATGGCTATAATATTTTTCCTGTGAATCCGAAGTTAGCGGGGCAAGAAATATTAGGCAAAAAAGTATATGCTCGTTTGCAAGATGTGCCAGAACCTATTGACATTGTCGATATTTTTAGACGCAGCGAATTTTTACCGGAAGTTGCCGATGATTTCTTAGAAACGAATGCTAAAGTCTTTTGGGCACAATTAGGAATTGAAAGTGAAGACGCAGCGAAAAAATTGCAAGATGCGGGCCGCAACGACATCGTGATGGACCGTTGTATCAAAATTGAGTTAGGAAAATTAGATCAACAATAA
- the plsY gene encoding glycerol-3-phosphate 1-O-acyltransferase PlsY: MKTIVLIIIAYLLGSIPSGFWIGKAFYKKDIRQFGSGNTGTTNTFRVLGVKAGFAVFLADLLKGTLATSLAYLPNIEVNPLWFGLCAILGHVFPIFAKFKGGKAVATSAGMLLGYHPLFFFYSLAIFLILLYITSMVSLSSMIAAVIITLSTFILPFILPALLPEQDWLLSCIAVIVTVFIFYLHRQNIQRLRQGTESRISFGLNKKPKEK, from the coding sequence ATGAAAACAATTGTACTAATAATTATTGCTTATTTACTAGGCTCCATACCTTCAGGTTTCTGGATTGGAAAAGCCTTTTACAAAAAAGATATTCGTCAGTTTGGCAGCGGTAATACCGGGACAACTAATACCTTTCGTGTGCTAGGAGTTAAAGCAGGTTTTGCCGTTTTCCTTGCTGATTTATTAAAGGGAACACTAGCAACTTCTTTAGCCTACCTTCCTAATATCGAAGTTAATCCATTATGGTTTGGTTTATGTGCTATTTTAGGCCATGTTTTCCCAATTTTTGCTAAGTTTAAAGGTGGTAAAGCCGTAGCAACAAGTGCTGGAATGCTTTTAGGGTATCATCCGCTTTTCTTTTTTTATTCGCTAGCGATTTTTTTGATCTTACTATATATTACGAGCATGGTAAGCTTATCTAGTATGATCGCAGCGGTAATTATTACATTGTCTACTTTCATCCTGCCGTTTATTTTGCCCGCTCTATTGCCTGAACAAGATTGGTTATTATCCTGTATTGCGGTTATAGTTACTGTGTTTATCTTCTATTTACATAGACAAAATATTCAGCGACTCAGACAAGGTACCGAAAGTCGTATTTCTTTCGGATTAAATAAAAAACCAAAAGAAAAGTAA
- a CDS encoding aldose 1-epimerase family protein produces the protein MGITIETNHLKAVLDEKGAELTSLKRKDADIEYIWQADPKYWKRHAPVLFPIVGSLKANTYTYKGKSYHLPQHGFARDMVFELIDQKEDAVSFRLKSTEETKKMYPFDFELTIGYALGGDGLTVDYQVKNTADDEMYFSIGGHPAFNVPLEDSFEFTDYYVDPSPMKSRINLPLKEGLIDLEQRTLGQTNTTIALNHELFENDALIYETKGLNSFAIRNEQSKHSVTLSFKNFSYVGIWSTYPKESPFVCIEPWVGVADTLESTGELTGKLGIQKLAAQDTFHTKYAIVIK, from the coding sequence ATGGGGATCACAATCGAAACAAATCACTTAAAAGCAGTGCTCGATGAAAAAGGTGCTGAACTAACTAGTTTAAAACGTAAAGATGCAGATATTGAATATATTTGGCAAGCTGATCCTAAATACTGGAAGCGACACGCACCTGTGTTATTTCCCATCGTTGGTTCGTTAAAAGCTAATACTTATACCTACAAAGGTAAGAGTTATCATTTACCGCAACATGGCTTTGCTAGGGATATGGTATTTGAATTAATTGACCAAAAAGAAGACGCAGTAAGTTTTCGTTTGAAAAGTACAGAAGAAACGAAAAAAATGTATCCTTTTGATTTTGAATTGACTATTGGATATGCATTAGGCGGTGATGGCTTGACAGTGGACTATCAAGTGAAAAATACGGCTGATGATGAAATGTATTTTTCCATTGGTGGTCACCCAGCGTTTAACGTGCCTTTAGAAGATTCTTTTGAATTTACGGATTATTATGTGGATCCTTCACCAATGAAATCAAGAATCAATTTACCGCTAAAAGAGGGGTTAATTGATTTAGAACAACGAACTTTAGGACAAACAAATACGACGATTGCTTTAAATCATGAACTGTTTGAAAATGATGCTTTGATTTATGAAACAAAGGGGTTAAATTCTTTTGCAATTCGTAATGAACAATCCAAGCATTCAGTTACGTTGTCGTTTAAAAACTTTTCTTATGTTGGTATTTGGTCAACTTATCCGAAAGAATCTCCGTTTGTTTGCATTGAACCTTGGGTGGGTGTTGCAGATACATTAGAATCAACAGGTGAATTAACAGGAAAATTAGGAATACAAAAACTAGCTGCACAAGATACATTCCATACTAAATACGCGATTGTAATCAAATAA
- the codY gene encoding GTP-sensing pleiotropic transcriptional regulator CodY — MSTLLEQTRKINELLQQNNTFNTGSDLPYGEMADVLGDILNSNAYIISADGTVLGFTEILDVNNERVKNMFVQKQFPETYTNMVDQLKMTKANITIENDMTAFPVELRDVYPNGLTTVVPIFGAGERLGTIILSRIEQAFNEDDLVLAEYSATVVGMQILYQQSRSIEEDVRSTTAVQMAIGTLSYSELKAVQAIFDALEGDEGRLTASNIADKIGITRSVIVNALRKLESAGIIESRSLGMKGTYLKVLNDRFKNELDKA; from the coding sequence ATGAGTACACTGTTAGAACAAACCAGAAAGATCAACGAATTATTGCAACAAAATAATACATTTAATACGGGTTCTGACTTACCCTACGGAGAAATGGCTGATGTATTAGGAGATATCTTAAATAGTAATGCCTATATTATTAGCGCTGATGGGACTGTATTAGGATTTACTGAAATATTGGATGTTAATAACGAACGAGTCAAAAACATGTTTGTCCAAAAACAATTTCCTGAAACTTATACGAACATGGTAGATCAATTGAAAATGACGAAGGCAAATATCACCATTGAAAACGATATGACCGCTTTTCCGGTGGAGCTGCGTGATGTGTATCCCAACGGCTTAACAACGGTTGTCCCCATCTTTGGTGCAGGGGAACGGTTAGGTACGATAATTTTGTCTCGTATTGAACAAGCGTTTAATGAGGACGATTTGGTATTAGCTGAATATAGTGCTACTGTTGTTGGTATGCAAATCTTATATCAACAATCGCGCAGTATCGAAGAAGATGTTCGTAGTACAACAGCTGTGCAAATGGCGATTGGAACACTCTCTTATAGTGAACTAAAAGCAGTACAAGCGATTTTTGACGCACTTGAGGGGGATGAAGGACGTTTGACTGCTTCCAATATCGCAGATAAAATTGGTATTACACGTTCTGTTATCGTTAACGCGTTGCGAAAACTTGAATCAGCAGGTATCATTGAATCTCGCTCATTAGGAATGAAGGGGACTTATCTGAAAGTCTTAAATGATCGCTTTAAAAATGAATTAGATAAAGCCTAA